In Balearica regulorum gibbericeps isolate bBalReg1 chromosome 2, bBalReg1.pri, whole genome shotgun sequence, one DNA window encodes the following:
- the POMGNT2 gene encoding protein O-linked-mannose beta-1,4-N-acetylglucosaminyltransferase 2, translating into MNIAAVFNALLVSALAAVLWKYIKLREHVFMVEEELVLTRQSQELSQVQIDYHAALQALVEDGTRMVCTGRMHTDRICRFESLCYSTEAEEFVYFHSNSSVMLPNLGSRRFQPALLDLSSVEDHNTQYFNFVELPAAALKFMPKPVFVPDVALIANRFNPDNLMHIFHDDLLPIYYTMQQFSDLDLEARLFFMEGWSEGVHFDLYKLLSNKEPLLREQLKTLGRLLCFTKSYVGLSKITTWYQYGFVQPQGPKANILVSGNEIRQFTKFMMQRLNISLEESSSEEYIVVFSRTINRLILNEAELILALAQEFQMKTITVSLEEHSFSDIVQLISNASMLVSMHGAQLVMSLFLPRGATVVELFPYAINPEHYTPYKTLATLPGMDLQYIAWQNTDREDTVTYPDRPWDQGGIAHLDKAEQERIIKSTEVPRHLCCRNPEWLFRAYQDTKVNIPSLIHVIRQTVKSKPRPKKQKWSGSLYPGKVRDAKCQASVQGTSEAKLAVSWQIPWNLKYLKVREVKYEVWIQEQGENTYMPYILSHQNHTFSENIKPFTIYLVWIRCIFNKNLLGPFADVLLCST; encoded by the coding sequence ATGAACATAGCAGCTGTGTTTAATGCCCTGCTTGTGTCTGCCCTCGCTGCTGTGCTGTGGAAATACATCAAACTGCGAGAGCATGTCTTCATGGTCGAAGAGGAGTTGGTCCTCACGCGTCAGTCTCAGGAACTCTCTCAGGTTCAGATTGACTACCATGCAGCTCTTCAAGCACTGGTGGAGGACGGTACCAGGATGGTGTGCACTGGCAGGATGCACACTGACCGCATCTGCCGCTTTGAGTCCCTCTGCTACTCTACCGAGGCTGAGGAGTTTGTCTACTTTCACAGCAACTCCTCCGTCATGCTGCCCAACCTGGGCTCCCGGAGGTTCCAGCCGGCTCTGCTCGACCTCTCATCGGTGGAAGATCACAACACCCAGTACTTCAACTTTGTggagctgccagctgctgcaCTGAAATTTATGCCAAAGCCGGTCTTCGTGCCTGATGTGGCGCTGATCGCTAACAGGTTCAACCCAGACAACCTGATGCACATCTTTCATGACGACCTCCTCCCCATTTATTACACCATGCAGCAGTTCTCCGATTTAGATCTGGAGGCACGGCTCTTCTTCATGGAAGGGTGGAGTGAAGGTGTTCACTTTGACCTCTACAAGTTACTGAGTAACAAGGAGCCGCTCCTCAGGGAGCAGCTTAAAACCCTGGGCAGGCTCCTCTGCTTTACCAAATCCTACGTGGGACTGTCCAAAATCACCACCTGGTACCAGTACGGATTTGTCCAGCCACAAGGGCCAAAGGCTAACATCTTGGTTTCTGGTAACGAGATCAGGCAGTTCACCAAATTCATGATGCAGAGGCTGAACATCAGCTTGGAGGAAAGCTCCAGTGAGGAGTACATCGTAGTGTTCAGTCGAACAATCAACAGACTTATCCTAAATGAGGCAGAACTAATCCTGGCTCTCGCTCAGGAGTTTCAGATGAAAACCATTACCGTCTCTCTGGAGGAGCATTCATTTTCTGACATTGTCCAGTTGATCAGCAATGCATCCATGCTGGTGAGCATGCATGGGGCCCAATTAGTCATGTCTCTCTTCCTGCCAAGAGGTGCCACAGTGGTGGAACTCTTTCCTTATGCTATCAACCCTGAACACTATACCCCTTACAAAACCCTGGCAACCCTTCCTGGCATGGACCTGCAGTACATTGCCTGGCAGAACACCGACAGGGAAGACACTGTTACCTACCCAGACAGGCCTTGGGATCAGGGCGGGATTGCTCATCTGGACAAAGCTGAGCAAGAGCGCATCATTAAGAGCACAGAGGTGCCGCGGCACCTTTGCTGCCGCAACCCCGAGTGGCTGTTCCGTGCCTACCAGGACACGAAGGTGAACATCCCTTCTCTCATCCATGTGATCAGGCAGACTGTGAAGTCTAAGCCCAGACCCAAGAAGCAGAAGTGGTCTGGTAGCCTCTACCCTGGCAAAGTGAGGGATGCCAAGTGTCAAGCCTCTGTCCAGGGCACGAGCGAAGCTAAACTTGCCGTGTCCTGGCAGATCCCCTGGAACCTGAAGTATCTGAAGGTCAGAGAAGTGAAATACGAAGTGTGGATACAAGAGCAAGGGGAAAACACTTACATGCCTTATATATTGTCCCATCAGAATCACACCTTCTCAGAAAACATTAAGCCCTTCACAATATATCTGGTGTGGATACGCTGCATCTTCAACAAAAATCTCCTGGGACCTTTTGCAGATGTGCTCTT